A stretch of the Candidatus Polarisedimenticolia bacterium genome encodes the following:
- a CDS encoding saccharopine dehydrogenase NADP-binding domain-containing protein, whose amino-acid sequence MRIVVLGGAGIIGRVIARDLAGDREVKEIVIADLDLDGARKLAASLGRPGAVAVQADVTDHAALVNLVRGAGAVINSVQYYFNIPVMQACLEARTHYLDLGGLFHTTRKQLELHDEFRKAGLLAVLGLGSCPGIANVQARAVADTLDTVESIRIYNGATPDMGDSLAWAYSIQTIFDEITQPPMVFRDGRFQETATLGEEELYRFQDPIGVSKVHLSLHSEVATLPLTYGARGIKECFFKISFFGYSEKALRQLQFLAQIGLASTEPVEVRGARVKPRDVLVEVLKRAPQVERKGSLGFKDIVTEVRGTRGGKPLVGKVETTCWPHKEWGVSGGTVLVASPPAIVARWLARGQIKQAGVLAPEQAVDAAAFFRDLEARGARTTVAVAEPFPA is encoded by the coding sequence GTGCGCATCGTGGTGCTGGGAGGGGCGGGGATCATCGGGCGGGTCATCGCCCGGGACCTGGCCGGCGACCGCGAGGTCAAGGAGATCGTCATCGCCGATCTCGATCTCGACGGGGCCAGGAAGCTGGCCGCCTCCCTGGGGCGGCCCGGCGCCGTCGCGGTGCAGGCGGACGTGACCGATCACGCCGCCCTGGTCAACCTGGTCCGCGGTGCCGGCGCCGTCATCAACTCGGTGCAGTACTACTTCAACATCCCGGTCATGCAGGCCTGCCTCGAGGCGAGGACCCACTATCTCGATCTCGGCGGCCTGTTTCACACCACCCGCAAGCAGCTCGAGCTGCACGACGAGTTCAGGAAGGCCGGGCTCCTCGCGGTGCTCGGGCTGGGATCGTGCCCCGGCATCGCCAACGTGCAGGCTCGGGCCGTCGCCGACACGCTCGACACCGTCGAGTCGATCCGGATCTACAACGGGGCGACGCCGGACATGGGGGACTCCCTCGCCTGGGCCTATTCGATCCAGACCATCTTCGACGAGATCACCCAGCCCCCGATGGTCTTCCGCGACGGCCGGTTCCAGGAGACCGCGACGCTGGGGGAGGAGGAGCTGTACCGCTTCCAGGACCCGATCGGCGTCTCCAAGGTGCACCTGTCCCTGCACTCCGAGGTGGCCACCCTGCCACTGACCTACGGCGCCAGGGGGATCAAGGAGTGCTTCTTCAAGATCTCCTTCTTCGGTTACTCGGAGAAGGCGCTGCGCCAGCTTCAGTTCCTGGCCCAGATCGGCCTGGCCTCCACCGAGCCGGTCGAGGTGCGCGGCGCCCGTGTGAAGCCGCGCGACGTCCTCGTCGAAGTCCTGAAGCGCGCCCCCCAGGTGGAGCGCAAGGGGAGCCTCGGCTTCAAGGACATCGTCACCGAGGTGCGCGGCACGCGCGGCGGGAAGCCTCTCGTCGGGAAAGTCGAGACCACCTGCTGGCCGCACAAGGAATGGGGCGTCTCGGGCGGGACCGTGCTGGTCGCCTCGCCGCCCGCCATCGTCGCCCGCTGGCTGGCGCGGGGCCAGATCAAGCAGGCCGGCGTCCTCGCTCCCGAGCAGGCCGTCGATGCCGCAGCATTCTTCCGCGACCTCGAGGCACGCGGGGCGCGGACGACCGTCGCCGTCGCCGAGCCGTTTCCCGCGTAG
- a CDS encoding NAD(P)H-dependent glycerol-3-phosphate dehydrogenase gives MPELKVAILGAGNLGTTLAIVLAGGAPGIRAGRSRRVVLWTIEPDVAREIRERRLNTKYLPDVPLARSIGITMDLAEALAGASVVLVTVPSKVVRDVARQLATALGAGTAGPALPAIVSASKGLEAGTYRRMTEVLASELPASFSGRVLAMSGPSIAHELSRGTPTAVMLACRDTVLARAVRRDIQTPILRLQISRDVAGVELGGVLKNAYALAFGLSDGLGLGLNTKAALLARALPELARLGVALGGKRATFYGLAGLGDLVGTGLSEFSRNRRMGAELARRQGAEEALASIPGVVEGIGSVRLARDLAARHDLRLPLLEGIAAAVDQAGDPLKLITRLIG, from the coding sequence CGTCCTGGCGGGCGGCGCTCCGGGGATCCGCGCCGGCCGGAGCCGCAGGGTCGTTCTCTGGACGATCGAACCGGACGTGGCCCGGGAGATCCGCGAGCGGCGCCTGAACACGAAGTACCTTCCGGACGTCCCGCTCGCCCGATCGATCGGCATCACGATGGACCTGGCCGAGGCGCTCGCGGGGGCCTCGGTCGTCCTGGTCACCGTCCCCTCCAAGGTGGTGCGCGACGTGGCCCGCCAGCTGGCGACGGCGCTCGGCGCCGGCACGGCGGGCCCGGCCCTCCCCGCGATCGTCAGCGCCTCGAAAGGGCTGGAGGCCGGGACCTATCGCCGGATGACGGAGGTCCTCGCCTCCGAGCTGCCCGCCTCGTTCAGCGGGCGGGTGCTCGCGATGTCCGGGCCGTCGATTGCGCACGAGCTGAGCCGCGGCACCCCGACGGCGGTCATGCTCGCCTGCCGCGACACCGTCCTGGCGCGCGCTGTGCGCCGCGACATCCAGACCCCCATCCTGCGCCTCCAGATCAGCCGCGACGTGGCGGGCGTCGAGCTCGGGGGCGTCCTGAAGAACGCCTATGCCCTCGCCTTCGGCTTGAGCGACGGGCTCGGGCTCGGCCTCAACACCAAGGCGGCCCTCCTGGCGCGCGCCCTCCCGGAGCTGGCCCGCCTCGGGGTCGCGCTCGGCGGCAAGCGGGCGACGTTCTATGGCCTCGCAGGACTGGGCGATCTGGTCGGCACCGGCCTCAGCGAATTCAGCCGCAACCGGCGCATGGGCGCGGAGCTGGCGCGCCGCCAGGGCGCCGAGGAGGCGCTGGCGTCGATCCCGGGGGTCGTCGAGGGGATCGGCTCCGTCCGCCTAGCCCGCGATCTGGCCGCGCGGCACGACCTCCGCCTGCCGCTGCTCGAAGGGATCGCGGCCGCCGTCGACCAGGCCGGCGACCCCTTGAAGCTGATCACCCGCCTGATCGGGTGA
- a CDS encoding M1 family aminopeptidase, whose product MSTPVASAARPRVFVLVLLGALALGVVTLVAPGAFSQGGSATPAPAAPPVPAPPAGSATASPGGAAPAAAEGFDFAANREEVFKAFYQTGLDTSKAYAVTNLAIKKDNMTLLLKQGTVFLMQPIGGEITGAVFIGDGEASMTPPNRTQRFMLNKYYGAETLKEPFTEATFRFSDKTDRMMIGAGKPVTAEAAASARASQNFSDRNGWLNGTRGLHLEMQYLEIRISGLRDQDFFVADFHSSKHDWLTYTYNPQEIQENELSGSETMGAASRRYQVQWCRWHKMGDYAASGHYVMLPERDGPRVFRVQHTDLVVDLPSTAEVKWEARLKVLPLMDNLRAFRFDLASNADFASRWYEDFRPVRVLSVIDESGQALEFTHKRDQLLVTMPSPVRSGAPIVIVAKGKAQVVYQLTAESFGLLQTAWYPQYGFINGRSTFRWTVKVPKPFLISGSGKLQRTFEDKENGQNGIETYCEFPTHLPWVIFGRFQKTDSVFTGEESKKNIPMTVHSFPTMTVTITDKETLDFLGSKNPITFNLVAPAKKIQGFVDEGKQILKLYEKIYGPYPYDELHIAQMAPQLSFGQAPQGFVQLWGVAFMSQSEVAASEMTGTGPIDFVHGFFAHEIAHQWWAHQIGWASDDDEWLSESFAEYASGIFVNEYQGPKRFRQVLDDWKKETRLGDQEAPIAAANMLAGPNSGDYRRYLLYNKGAYVLHMLRVQLDDEMYSKVMRGVQETYRNQNISTEMLVREVNRITGSDYTYFFDQWFWDVGIPKFRYSWRSEKQPDGKFLITVHVGQDDKNHIKRVLMPIHIHFKDKTIPQYKPVTQMDQDIKLLSPAEPKDVTLDDDHSLLADIIKAG is encoded by the coding sequence ATGTCGACTCCGGTCGCGTCTGCTGCCAGACCTCGCGTGTTCGTCCTGGTCCTTCTCGGCGCCCTGGCTCTCGGCGTGGTCACGCTGGTCGCGCCCGGCGCCTTCTCCCAGGGGGGATCGGCCACCCCGGCTCCCGCGGCGCCTCCAGTTCCCGCTCCACCCGCGGGGTCGGCCACCGCGTCGCCTGGAGGGGCGGCTCCCGCAGCGGCAGAAGGCTTCGACTTCGCCGCCAATCGCGAGGAGGTCTTCAAGGCCTTCTACCAGACCGGTCTCGACACCTCCAAGGCGTACGCCGTCACCAATCTCGCCATCAAGAAAGACAACATGACGCTGCTCCTGAAGCAGGGGACCGTCTTCCTGATGCAGCCGATCGGCGGTGAGATCACTGGGGCCGTGTTCATCGGAGATGGCGAGGCGTCGATGACGCCCCCGAACCGGACGCAGCGCTTCATGCTGAACAAGTATTACGGAGCCGAGACGCTGAAGGAGCCGTTCACCGAGGCGACGTTTCGCTTCAGCGACAAGACCGACCGGATGATGATCGGGGCTGGCAAGCCTGTCACGGCCGAGGCGGCAGCCTCTGCGAGAGCGAGCCAGAACTTTTCCGACCGCAATGGCTGGTTGAATGGGACACGCGGGCTTCACCTGGAGATGCAGTACTTGGAGATCCGGATTTCGGGGCTTCGGGATCAGGACTTTTTCGTTGCGGATTTCCATTCGAGCAAGCACGACTGGCTCACCTACACATACAACCCGCAGGAGATTCAGGAGAACGAACTGAGCGGCAGCGAGACGATGGGCGCGGCCAGCCGTCGTTACCAGGTGCAGTGGTGTCGGTGGCACAAGATGGGCGACTACGCCGCTTCCGGACATTACGTGATGCTGCCCGAGCGCGACGGGCCGCGAGTGTTCAGGGTCCAGCATACGGATCTCGTGGTCGACCTCCCGTCGACGGCGGAGGTCAAGTGGGAGGCCCGCCTGAAGGTCTTGCCGCTCATGGACAATCTCCGCGCATTTCGATTCGACCTGGCAAGCAATGCCGATTTCGCCAGCCGGTGGTACGAGGACTTCAGACCGGTGCGCGTCCTGAGCGTCATCGACGAGTCGGGCCAGGCGCTGGAATTCACGCACAAGCGGGATCAACTCCTCGTGACGATGCCCTCTCCGGTGCGGTCGGGAGCGCCGATCGTCATCGTGGCCAAGGGGAAGGCCCAGGTCGTGTATCAACTGACCGCCGAATCGTTCGGCCTCCTGCAGACCGCCTGGTATCCGCAGTACGGCTTCATCAACGGCCGCTCGACATTTCGCTGGACGGTCAAGGTCCCCAAGCCGTTCTTGATCTCCGGATCGGGCAAGCTGCAGAGGACTTTCGAAGACAAGGAGAACGGCCAGAACGGCATCGAAACGTACTGCGAATTTCCGACCCACCTGCCGTGGGTCATTTTCGGCCGGTTTCAGAAGACCGACAGCGTGTTCACGGGAGAGGAATCGAAGAAGAACATCCCCATGACGGTGCATTCCTTCCCGACCATGACCGTCACGATCACGGACAAGGAGACCCTGGATTTCCTGGGGTCGAAGAATCCGATCACGTTCAACCTGGTCGCCCCGGCGAAGAAGATTCAGGGATTCGTCGATGAAGGGAAACAGATTCTGAAGCTCTACGAGAAGATTTACGGTCCTTACCCCTACGACGAGCTTCACATCGCCCAGATGGCCCCGCAGCTGAGTTTCGGACAGGCGCCCCAGGGATTCGTCCAATTGTGGGGGGTGGCGTTCATGTCGCAATCCGAGGTGGCCGCGAGCGAAATGACCGGGACCGGCCCGATCGACTTCGTGCATGGCTTCTTCGCCCACGAAATCGCGCACCAGTGGTGGGCGCACCAGATTGGCTGGGCTTCCGATGACGACGAGTGGTTGAGTGAATCGTTCGCGGAATACGCCTCCGGTATTTTCGTCAATGAATACCAGGGGCCGAAGCGGTTCCGGCAAGTGCTGGACGACTGGAAGAAGGAGACCCGTCTGGGCGACCAGGAGGCGCCAATCGCCGCGGCCAACATGCTGGCGGGCCCGAACTCCGGTGATTATCGCAGGTACCTCCTCTACAACAAGGGCGCCTACGTCCTGCACATGCTGCGGGTGCAGCTCGATGACGAGATGTATTCCAAAGTCATGCGCGGCGTGCAGGAGACCTATCGCAACCAGAACATCTCGACCGAGATGCTGGTGCGCGAGGTCAACCGGATCACCGGCTCGGACTACACCTACTTCTTCGACCAGTGGTTCTGGGACGTCGGCATCCCCAAGTTCCGCTACTCCTGGCGCTCGGAGAAGCAGCCGGACGGGAAATTCCTGATCACCGTGCACGTCGGTCAGGACGACAAGAACCACATCAAGCGCGTGCTGATGCCGATCCACATTCACTTCAAGGACAAGACGATTCCGCAGTACAAGCCCGTGACCCAGATGGATCAGGACATCAAGCTCCTGTCCCCGGCCGAGCCGAAGGACGTCACGCTCGACGACGACCATTCCCTGCTCGCCGACATCATCAAAGCGGGCTGA
- a CDS encoding alpha/beta hydrolase — MAWGALASSVVRTVLAAGGVIVAVVLAVKIAALALEPRLTFYPVRAYPETPAAAGLPFEDVVLRTGDGVSLHGWFVPAADAPSARAGLIASSRSRRPITLLFFHGNAENIGGCLDLAARARQAGLNLLLIDYRGYGQSDGHPSERGIYQDGEAALLHLLSRPDGDPARIVVWGRSIGAAVAVYLAAGGAEGAAPSPDRNGSPAVAGLILESPFTSVPDLLREGGHFALLALSRFGTYRFDSAARIGRVAAPVLVVHGTDDEIAPFDLGRRLYNLAPGRKVLAAIRGGGHNDLWALHDDEVWDAVRRFLESLG, encoded by the coding sequence GTGGCCTGGGGTGCTCTGGCCTCCTCGGTCGTCAGGACGGTGCTGGCGGCCGGCGGGGTCATCGTAGCCGTCGTCCTGGCCGTCAAGATCGCCGCTCTGGCCCTCGAGCCGCGCCTGACGTTCTATCCCGTGCGCGCCTACCCTGAGACGCCGGCCGCGGCGGGACTGCCGTTCGAGGACGTCGTCCTGCGCACCGGCGATGGGGTGAGCCTCCACGGCTGGTTCGTTCCGGCGGCGGATGCACCATCGGCTCGGGCGGGCCTGATCGCCTCATCCCGATCGCGACGGCCGATCACGCTGCTGTTCTTCCACGGGAACGCCGAGAACATCGGAGGCTGTCTGGACCTGGCGGCGCGGGCACGGCAGGCCGGGCTCAACCTGCTTCTGATCGACTATCGCGGCTACGGCCAGAGCGACGGCCATCCCTCGGAGCGCGGAATCTACCAGGATGGCGAGGCGGCGCTGCTCCATCTGCTCTCGCGTCCGGACGGCGATCCCGCCCGGATCGTCGTGTGGGGGCGGTCGATCGGCGCGGCCGTGGCGGTCTACCTCGCGGCGGGAGGAGCGGAGGGGGCCGCCCCATCCCCTGATCGGAACGGCTCGCCCGCGGTGGCCGGCCTCATTCTCGAGTCACCGTTCACATCCGTGCCGGACCTTCTGCGCGAGGGCGGGCACTTCGCGCTTCTCGCCCTGTCACGGTTCGGGACCTACCGCTTCGACTCGGCGGCGCGGATCGGGCGGGTGGCCGCGCCGGTCCTGGTCGTGCACGGGACGGACGACGAGATCGCGCCGTTCGATCTGGGCCGGCGGCTCTACAACCTGGCGCCGGGGAGAAAGGTACTGGCGGCGATCCGGGGGGGCGGGCACAACGATCTCTGGGCCCTTCACGACGACGAAGTATGGGACGCGGTGCGGCGCTTCCTGGAATCGCTGGGGTAA
- a CDS encoding acyl-CoA dehydrogenase family protein yields the protein MGKPEEAPLSFMKSLFGGALPAHLVFPYPRQDKDARDTLGLVLESFRSWARERLDGGAIDRAAVFPEAQVRELKELGIFGLTVPEEYGGAGLSITSYCRLMEEICHHCAATATIVGAHLGIGSKGIVLYGSDDQKRRWLPAVAKGDLLAAYALTEPEAGSDAGSLKSRAVWDEKRQAWILNGGKRFITNGGHAGLFTVFARTAIGGADKISAFVVTRDLPGVSTGKEEDKLGLKGSSTTDLYLENVPVPKDNLLGEAGRGFKYAMEILNDGRVSLAAGAVGASKEMIDRAVEAAKGRRQFGRPIAEFEMIRDKIGRMMTDTYAAESMVYLTTGLAERGGVDYSIESALCKIFSSENAWRVVNQAVQIAGGNGFIKEYPYERYLRDCRINMIFEGTNEILRVFVALAGVQNLGDELKKVGRALRDPISQIGVLSDFALKKIRQAITDEQFPDIDPLLKKTAVRAAHYAEALSTTAEQALRDHGKQIVEREFVQERLAEAAGDLYALIACLSRANTRIKEEGAAKAKRDLLLTRTFGNAAWRRIRRRLHQVTHNQDENLVRVSDLACDQGGYGEDLIS from the coding sequence ATGGGAAAGCCTGAAGAGGCCCCGCTCAGCTTCATGAAGTCGCTGTTCGGGGGCGCCCTGCCGGCTCACCTGGTCTTTCCGTACCCGCGGCAGGACAAGGACGCGCGCGACACCCTCGGCCTCGTCCTCGAGTCGTTCCGATCCTGGGCGCGGGAAAGGCTGGACGGCGGCGCCATCGATCGCGCCGCCGTGTTCCCCGAGGCGCAGGTGCGCGAGCTCAAGGAGCTCGGCATCTTCGGGCTGACCGTTCCCGAAGAGTACGGCGGCGCCGGCCTGTCGATCACCTCGTACTGCCGCCTGATGGAGGAGATCTGCCACCACTGCGCCGCCACCGCGACCATCGTCGGCGCGCACCTCGGGATCGGCAGCAAGGGGATCGTCCTGTACGGCAGCGACGACCAGAAGCGGCGCTGGCTGCCGGCCGTCGCGAAGGGAGACCTCCTGGCCGCCTACGCCCTGACCGAGCCCGAAGCCGGGTCGGACGCCGGGTCGCTGAAATCCCGCGCCGTGTGGGACGAGAAGCGCCAGGCGTGGATCCTCAACGGCGGCAAGCGCTTCATCACCAACGGCGGTCACGCCGGCCTGTTCACCGTGTTCGCCCGCACCGCGATCGGCGGCGCGGACAAGATCAGCGCGTTCGTCGTGACGCGCGATCTCCCCGGAGTCTCGACCGGCAAGGAGGAGGACAAGCTCGGCCTCAAGGGGTCGTCGACGACCGATCTCTACCTCGAGAACGTGCCGGTGCCGAAGGACAACCTGCTCGGGGAGGCGGGGCGCGGCTTCAAGTACGCGATGGAGATCCTGAACGACGGCCGCGTCTCCCTCGCGGCCGGGGCGGTCGGCGCCTCCAAGGAGATGATCGACCGGGCCGTCGAGGCCGCCAAGGGGCGCCGCCAGTTCGGCCGCCCGATCGCCGAGTTCGAGATGATCCGGGACAAGATCGGCCGGATGATGACCGACACCTACGCGGCCGAGAGCATGGTCTACCTGACCACCGGTCTCGCCGAGCGCGGCGGCGTCGACTACTCGATCGAGTCGGCCCTGTGCAAGATCTTCTCGTCCGAGAACGCCTGGCGCGTCGTCAACCAGGCAGTGCAGATCGCCGGCGGCAACGGGTTCATCAAGGAGTACCCGTACGAGCGCTACCTGCGCGACTGCCGCATCAACATGATCTTCGAGGGGACGAACGAGATCCTGCGCGTGTTCGTCGCGCTCGCCGGCGTGCAGAACCTGGGCGACGAGCTGAAGAAGGTCGGCCGGGCCCTGCGCGATCCGATCTCCCAGATCGGCGTGCTGTCCGACTTCGCGCTGAAGAAGATCCGCCAGGCGATCACCGACGAGCAGTTCCCCGACATCGACCCCCTCCTGAAGAAGACCGCCGTGCGGGCCGCGCACTACGCCGAGGCCCTGTCCACCACCGCCGAGCAGGCGCTGCGCGATCACGGCAAGCAGATCGTCGAGCGGGAGTTCGTCCAGGAGCGCCTCGCCGAGGCGGCCGGCGACCTCTATGCCCTGATCGCCTGCCTGTCCCGCGCCAACACCCGCATCAAGGAGGAGGGGGCCGCGAAGGCGAAGCGGGACCTCCTGCTCACCCGCACCTTCGGCAACGCCGCCTGGCGACGCATCCGCCGGCGGCTGCACCAGGTGACGCACAACCAGGATGAAAACCTCGTGCGCGTCAGCGACCTGGCCTGCGATCAGGGCGGGTACGGCGAGGACCTGATTTCCTGA
- a CDS encoding 3-hydroxyacyl-CoA dehydrogenase NAD-binding domain-containing protein has product MDPKRAAAEIGDKTLSMEGPGVVLETRRDGLAFLVFDRPHDKVNLLSSPVVAVLEILVDQLAHDKDVRGMVVMSAKPASFIAGADVNEIGSLGSIQDAENASRKGHRLFDAIEALPFPVAAALNGTCLGGGTELALACHFRIAADDPRVEIGLPEVRLGIIPGWGGTQRLPRLIGIGPALELILTGRSVDARKAQRLGLVDQIAPAETLLEAAERLVVDAAEGRRHPRPHAGDSALARLNPVRLARVALTAQVARAGLRRRVNEAHYPAPYRALEAVVHGLRHGMDEGLRREAELLGPLAAGRTSKNLVAIFQMQRAAKRDPGVDDPAVRPREVRAAAVIGAGVMGGGIAQTLARSGIPVRLKDIDPQALARGMSAAHDLFRAETRKGRLTRRESDQKLALIQPTLEYTGMRRCDVAIEAVVESIAIKHLVLREVETVMPDGFVMATNTSSLPIDAIASPARRPENVVGLHFFNPVHKMPLVEVIRGPRTSPETVATAVALAKRIGKTPIVVGDAPGFLVNRILMTYLGEALLMIEEGAMIDEIDRTLLDFGMPMGPLALLDQIGIDVACHVAGVLSEAFRDRAPRSTALQILKDKGWLGRKSGRGFYTYPDHADDSDGGATAAGGGPAGRSAPAGRKRARRVEGPPRAVNEAVYALISARPRHHEDPGPTETRLVLPMINEAARCLEAGIVANPSHVDLAMVLGTGFPPFRGGLLRHADALGLTAVVQGLEALAGRHGTRFLAARLLLEMAREGRGFHGKA; this is encoded by the coding sequence ATGGATCCCAAGCGTGCGGCGGCCGAGATCGGCGACAAGACCCTGTCGATGGAAGGACCGGGGGTCGTCCTGGAGACGCGCCGGGACGGGCTCGCCTTCCTGGTCTTCGACCGGCCGCACGACAAGGTCAACCTTCTCTCCTCCCCGGTCGTCGCCGTCCTGGAGATCCTGGTCGACCAGCTGGCGCACGACAAGGACGTGCGCGGGATGGTCGTGATGAGCGCCAAGCCGGCCTCCTTCATCGCCGGCGCGGACGTCAACGAGATCGGATCTCTGGGGTCGATCCAGGACGCCGAGAACGCCTCGCGCAAGGGGCACCGCCTGTTCGACGCGATCGAGGCCCTGCCGTTCCCGGTGGCGGCCGCCCTCAATGGCACCTGCCTGGGGGGCGGCACCGAGCTGGCGCTGGCCTGCCATTTCCGGATCGCCGCCGACGATCCGCGCGTCGAGATCGGCCTCCCCGAGGTGCGCCTCGGCATCATCCCGGGCTGGGGCGGGACGCAGCGCCTGCCGCGCCTGATCGGCATCGGCCCCGCGCTCGAACTGATCCTGACCGGCCGCTCCGTGGACGCGCGCAAGGCGCAGAGGCTGGGCCTGGTCGATCAGATCGCCCCCGCCGAGACCCTCCTGGAAGCGGCCGAGCGGCTGGTCGTCGACGCCGCCGAGGGCCGGCGCCACCCGCGGCCGCACGCCGGCGATTCCGCGCTGGCGCGGCTGAACCCGGTCCGCCTGGCCCGGGTCGCCCTGACGGCCCAGGTCGCCCGGGCCGGACTGCGCCGCCGCGTCAACGAGGCGCACTACCCCGCCCCCTATCGCGCCCTCGAGGCGGTCGTCCACGGGCTGCGCCACGGCATGGACGAAGGGCTGCGGCGCGAAGCGGAGCTGCTCGGCCCCCTCGCCGCGGGCCGCACCAGCAAGAACCTGGTGGCGATCTTCCAGATGCAGCGGGCCGCCAAGCGCGATCCCGGCGTCGACGATCCCGCCGTGCGACCCAGGGAGGTGCGGGCCGCCGCCGTGATCGGCGCCGGCGTCATGGGTGGAGGCATCGCCCAGACCCTCGCCCGGAGCGGCATCCCGGTGCGCCTGAAGGACATCGATCCGCAGGCGCTGGCGCGCGGCATGAGCGCGGCGCACGACCTGTTCCGCGCCGAGACCAGGAAGGGCCGGCTGACGAGGCGCGAGAGCGATCAGAAGCTGGCGCTCATCCAGCCCACGCTCGAGTACACCGGGATGCGGCGCTGCGACGTGGCGATCGAGGCGGTCGTCGAGTCGATCGCCATCAAGCACCTGGTGTTGCGCGAGGTCGAGACCGTCATGCCGGACGGGTTCGTGATGGCCACCAACACGTCCTCCCTGCCGATCGACGCCATCGCCTCGCCCGCCCGCCGCCCCGAGAACGTCGTCGGGCTGCACTTCTTCAATCCCGTCCACAAGATGCCGCTGGTGGAGGTGATCCGCGGTCCGCGGACGTCCCCCGAGACCGTGGCCACGGCGGTCGCTCTCGCCAAGCGCATCGGCAAGACCCCGATCGTCGTGGGGGACGCCCCCGGGTTCCTGGTGAACCGCATCCTGATGACCTACCTGGGGGAGGCCCTGCTCATGATCGAGGAGGGGGCGATGATCGACGAGATCGACCGCACCCTTCTCGACTTCGGAATGCCGATGGGACCGCTGGCGCTGCTCGACCAGATCGGCATCGACGTCGCCTGCCACGTCGCGGGGGTGCTCTCCGAAGCGTTCCGGGACCGGGCTCCGCGATCGACGGCGCTGCAGATCCTGAAAGACAAGGGATGGCTCGGCCGCAAGTCGGGGCGCGGCTTCTACACCTATCCGGACCACGCGGATGATTCCGATGGAGGCGCTACCGCGGCGGGCGGCGGCCCCGCCGGCCGAAGCGCCCCCGCGGGCCGCAAGCGGGCGCGCCGCGTCGAGGGGCCGCCGCGCGCCGTGAACGAGGCGGTCTATGCGCTCATCTCCGCCAGGCCGCGCCACCACGAGGACCCGGGGCCGACCGAGACCCGCCTCGTCCTGCCGATGATCAACGAGGCGGCGCGCTGCCTCGAAGCCGGGATCGTCGCCAATCCCTCCCACGTCGACCTGGCGATGGTCCTCGGGACCGGCTTCCCGCCGTTCCGCGGCGGGCTCCTGCGTCACGCCGACGCGCTCGGTCTGACGGCCGTGGTGCAGGGACTGGAGGCGCTGGCGGGGCGTCACGGCACGCGATTCCTGGCGGCCCGCCTGCTCCTCGAGATGGCCCGCGAAGGCCGGGGGTTCCATGGGAAAGCCTGA